The following DNA comes from Nocardia sp. XZ_19_385.
GACAGTCCCGCTTCCTTGGCGACCGTGCGGACCGTCAGCCCGGTCGGCCCCTCCAGGGCCATCACCGCGAAAGCTGCCTCGAGCAGCTGTTCCCGGCGCATGGCCCGCCGCTCGTCGGCCGACACCCCGCCGTAGGCCCGCGCCTCCTTCGTCATCCCGCCATCTTGACACAGATGTTTCCTGAATCTAGCTTGAATCAAGAGACAACTGATTCCTGAATTAGGAGTGCGCCCATGACCGGACTCGCCGAAGCGTCCGATCTCGCGGAACTGCCCGGCCTGCCCAAGGATTCGCTGACCGCCCGGTGGGCCGCGGACTGGCGGCTGATCCTGCTCGCCCCGAGCGCACTGCTGCTGCAGGTCGCGCACCCGGTGATCGGTTCGGGCGTAGCCGAGCACTCGATCTTCAAGACCGACCCGATCGGCCGCTTCGATCGGTCGTATTGGCCGACGCTCGCACTTGCCTTCTACGGCGACGACACCGCCGCCTACGGTCGTGACATCAAGGCGATGCACAAGCCGATCGGCGGCATCGACCACGCGGGCCGCAAGTATCACGCATGGGAACCCGAGGCCTACTTCTTCGTGCTGGCCACCGGCTATTTCGCCAGCGAGATCGCCGCCACGCGGTTCGGTCCCGGTCTCACCGCGGCCCAGCGGGTGGAGTTGTACGACGGGTGGCGGCGGATGGCCTTGCTGGCCGGACTGCCGGAACGCGCTGTGCCCCAGGACCTGCCCAGCTTCGAGTCCTGGTTCGACGCCGTCCTGCGGGACCGCCTCGAACACCATCCGAGTGTCGGCGACGTCCTCGTGACGATGTCGAAACCTCCAGTCCCGCAGCCGATCCCGGCGTGGCTGTGGAAGCTGGTGATGTGGCGGATCGTCGGCCCACTCGCCTGCTGGGTGAACACCGGCGTCCTGCCGGACGTCGCGCGCCAACGCCTGGGTCTGACCTGGACCGACCGTGACGAGCGCCGACTGAACCACTTCGCCACCCTGGTCCGCGCCGTCGACAAGGTGCTGCCGCGGCCGGTCCGCGAGATCACCCGCGTAGTGGCGCTGCGGCGCAAGGCGGAAATTATGCGCAACGTCCGCCGGGCCGCCGATGCGGTGTGACGCCGCGATGCATCGTGGCTACCAAGAGCCCGTGCGCGCTGGTACCGTATTTGGTACCAGTGAGTGGAGGAGTTATGGCAGCGGCAATTACTGCGAGCGAAGCGCGTAAGAACCTATTTCCACTGGTCAAGATGGTTAACGAGAATCACGATACGGTAGAGATCGTCTCGAAGGCGGGGAATGCTGTGCTGATGTCCAAGGATGACTACGACGCTTTGCTCACTACCGTCGAGTTGTTGAGCGGGCCCGATGGCGCACGTCTACGCCGGTCGATCGAGGAGCTCGAAGGTGGTGGCGGCACCAGCCGCGAGCTCATCGAATGAAGCTCATTTTCTCGGAAGTCGCTTGGGAGGAATACACCGCTTGGCTCCAGCGCGACCGCACCGTGCTGAAGAAGGTCAACGTGTTGATCAAGGCGATACTTGCCGACCCGTTCGAAGGGATCGGGAAGCCGGAGCCCCTCAAACATGACCTCGCCGGGTATTGGTCACGGCGAATCACGCAAGAGCATCGGAGTGTGTACAAGGTGGTCGACGGTGCGATCTGGATTGCCAAGGTCGGCAAGCACTACGAGTGACGGTGTCGGCCAGGCGGTTAGCGGATTCCGGGGGTGCGTGGGTCGGGGCCGAGGCAGACCAGGACCGCGCAGCCGGGTGGGGCGTCGGTAAACGGCGGTGCCAGTGGGTAATTCAGGCAGGCGAATACGTTGCAACCGGGGTAGGCGGAGGGTCCGATACCGAATACCGCGAGCAGGATGCCGGTGTCGAAGTAGCGGCTCGGGTCGATGCGGATCGGGGGTTCGAGGTAGGGGCCCGGATCGGTGGTTCCGGGGAAGGCGGCCAGCAGTTTCCGGAAGAACTCGTGCGGCAGTTCCTCGAAGTTCTGCAGGATGCCCTGCAAGCCGTAGTTGGTGACGTTGCCGAAGACGCCGGTCCACATCACCGTGAGATCCAGGCTCGGAATGAAGAAGACGTTCTGCAGGCCCAGTCCGGACATCGCATACGAGTCCGCGGGCAGGTAATCCGGTATCTCCGCGCACCCGGCGCCGAGCCAGAACAGGTAGCCATAACAGCGGTTGGCGGCGGAGGGGGAGAGCGCTCTCGCCAGATAGTCCTTCGACAGAATTTGCTGTCTGCCCCAGCGCCCTTCGTTGTGGACCAGCAGCCCGATCTTGGCGAAATCGTTGGGCGGGATCGTCAGGTGCGCGTACCCGTAGGTGTGTCCGGCGCGGTCGCGGGCCCAGTAGTAATCACTCGGCGGAATTCCGAGCGGATCGAATAGCTCGCGCTGCGCGAACTGCTGCAGCGGCTCGCCCACGGCCAATTCGATTACATACGAGAGCAGATCGACATTGCGCTGGCTGTAGCTGAACGCCGCGCCCGGCGGATTGTCCAGCGGCACACCGAGCGCCTGCACGGCGCTGTTCGGATCGACCGGGATGACCCCGGTGATGCCTTCGGTGAAAACACCGACTCGCATTCCGGATGTTTCGGTGAGCAGGTTCTCCACGGTGATCGACCGTCTGAGCTCATCGCCGAGCCCCTCCGGTAGGTATCGGCCGATCGGCGCCTCGATATCGAGCTTCTCTTGATCCCAGGCGATTCCGGCGAGCATCGAAACCACGCTCTTGGTGGAACTCCAGATATTCCACGCCACATTGCCGCTCTGATCGTTTGTCGGTCCTTCCCCGATCAGGCAGTTGTGGCGAAAGACTTGCACATTGAACCGGTTTCTTCCGGCCGCGAACTCCAGCGCCTCTTGCAGGGGCGCCGAATCCATCCCGACCTGCTCAGGTCTGGCGCGTTGCGGATCGCGGTCGGAAGTTACCGCGCAGCGTGTCTCGGCGGGCGCGGCCTGCGCGCTCGGCGTGAGAACACTGCCCGCCACCAGCGAAACCGCCGCGAACCCAGTCAGGAATCCACCGAAGCGCCCCATAGTGATTGAGGCTAACGGGTAAGGACCCCTCCACGAGGGATTACTCCGTCGTCCCGGCGCGCTTTTGGCGCACGAAGTACCAACCGGCTCCGACCGCGAGAACTGCCAGCCCGGCGAGTACGGAGCTGAATGGCAGACAGAATCCGACGACCACGCATCCGGCGGCACCGACAATCGTCACCCAGCGGGCCGGGCGGTTCTCCGCCGCGCTCAATGTGGCGGCCGAAACATTGGCGACCAGGTAATAGGCCAGCACGGTGAACGACGAAAAACCGATAGCCGCACGCAGATCGAAACTCGCCGCGACAACGGCAACGACCACCCCGACCAGCAACTCGGCCCGGTGTGGCACGCCGAAGCGCGGATGTACCGCGGCCAGCGCACCGGGCAGCCAGCGGTCGCGAGCCATGGCCAGCAGGACCCGCGAGACCCCGAGGATCAGTGCGAGCAGCGACCCGGTCGCGGCGAGCACCGCGCCCACCCGCACGACCGGCGCCAATTCCGGTGCGCCCGCGGCGGATACCAGCCTGGCCAAGGGGTCGGCCCCGGCGGCCAGCCCGGCGGACCCGAGTGTGCTCAATGCCGCCACCGCCACCAGCGCATAGATCGCGAGCGCCAGCCCCAAACCGATCATGATGGCGCGCGGGATGGTCCGCCGCGGCTCGCGCACCTCCTCACCGAGTGTCGCGATCCGCGCGTACCCGGCGAACGCGAAGAACAACAGCCCCGCCGCCTCCAGCACACCGCGCGGGCCGATCCGGTCGGGCAGAGCCGTTGCCGCCGAATGATTTCCGAACAGCCCGGTGCCGACCACCACAACCAGCACACCGAGCACGACCGCGACAATGATGCGGGTAGCCAGCGCCGACTTCTGCACCCCCGAGTAGTTCAGCGCGGTGATCGCCACGACGGCGGCGACCGCGACCACCCGCGAATGTTCCGGCCAGGCATAGCTTCCTACCGTCAACGCCATCGCCGCACACGATGCCGTCTTCCCGACGACGAAACCCCACCCCGCCAGATATCCCCAGAACTCGCCGAGTCGCTCCCGCCCGTACACATAGGTCCCGCCCGACACCGGATACAGCGCCGCCAGCCGCGCCGACGCGGTCGCGTTGCAGTAGGCGAGCACCGCCGCGATACCGAGCGCGAGTAGCAACCACGATCCGGCCGCACCCGCCGCCGGCGCCAGCGCCGCGAAGATCCCGGCGCCCACCATCGACCCGAGCCCGATCACCACCGAGTCCCCGAGGCCGAGCCGGCGCGCCAACGCTTCGCTGTGTGCAGTCACTTCAGCAGCATGGCCGGAGACGACGAACGCCGCCAGGCGGGGGGCACCTGGCGGCGTCGCGATCAAAAGCCGACGTCCCACAAGCGCCTCTCGGCGGGTGGTCGCTCGAAGCGACGAATGGGGTGCGGCCCGGGGCTGTCCGGACGCCGACAGTCAGCTACAACGAGGGCCCCGGAGGAACTATTCCGCCCCCGGACTGTGGCCCGGCTCACCGCTTGTGACCAGCGGAAACGATTCGGTATCGGAATCGGCGAGAACTCGTACCGCTCGGTCTGCAAATTTAGGATCGCGGAGGTCGGCAACCCGAGACGAGGTGGTCTGGTGATCGAGCGACCGGTGGCGAGCACGCGCTTTACGCGGGCCATCCACCTGGAACAGCTCGGCCGGTACGCCGATGCCCGCAAGCTGCTGGCCGAGGAGCTGGCCAGCGATCCGGACAACGCGACCGCCGCCGCCTACCTGGCCGACTCGTGCCTGTCACTGGGCGACTTCCGGGCCGCCGCGGCCGCCGCCGACGCGGCGCTGCGCGTCGAACCGGATTCGGAGTTCGGGCTGCGCGCTCGGGCCCTCGCCCGCAACGCGCTGGGCGAAGCGGGGGCCGCCGAGTCCGCGGCCCGGCGCGCCGTCGAGCTCGGCCCGGATTCGGCCGCGAATTTCCGGGTGCTCGCGGCCGTCACCCGATCCGATCCGGAGGTGGCGCTGCCCGCCATTCAACGGGCGCTGGAATTGACCCCCGAGAACGCGAACCTGCATTGGCTGCGCGGATCGATTCTGCTCCAGCAGAGCAAGGCGGGCATGCGGACAGCCGGGCAGGCCGCAGCCGCGTTCAGCCGGGCCCTGGACATCGACCCGGAGCACCCGGCCGCCGCGCATGATCTGGCCATCGTGCGGCTGCGGTCGGGACGGCTGGGCGCGGCGGCCGACGGACTGCTGCGCGTGGGCGAGCTGGATCCGGCGGCGATGGGTCCGCTGGTCCGCCGCAATATCGGACTGGTGGTTCACCGTGCGCTGGTGCGCCTGCACCTGCTGATGTTCCTGGTCGTCGGTGCGGTACTGCTGTTCGGCGCAGCACCGGAGACCTCCGGATCCCGGACGCTCGACATCGTGACCGGCCCCGGCCGGCTGATCGGCCTCGCCGGACTGGCGGTGGTGGTGGCTGTAGTGATCTTCGGTCTGCGTTCGGTACCGCGCAGGCAGTGGCCGAGTGTCTGGTCGGTCTTTCGGACCGATGTGGTCTCGATCGCGCGAGTGCTGCTGCTCGGCG
Coding sequences within:
- a CDS encoding oxygenase MpaB family protein; its protein translation is MTGLAEASDLAELPGLPKDSLTARWAADWRLILLAPSALLLQVAHPVIGSGVAEHSIFKTDPIGRFDRSYWPTLALAFYGDDTAAYGRDIKAMHKPIGGIDHAGRKYHAWEPEAYFFVLATGYFASEIAATRFGPGLTAAQRVELYDGWRRMALLAGLPERAVPQDLPSFESWFDAVLRDRLEHHPSVGDVLVTMSKPPVPQPIPAWLWKLVMWRIVGPLACWVNTGVLPDVARQRLGLTWTDRDERRLNHFATLVRAVDKVLPRPVREITRVVALRRKAEIMRNVRRAADAV
- a CDS encoding type II toxin-antitoxin system Phd/YefM family antitoxin, giving the protein MAAAITASEARKNLFPLVKMVNENHDTVEIVSKAGNAVLMSKDDYDALLTTVELLSGPDGARLRRSIEELEGGGGTSRELIE
- a CDS encoding Txe/YoeB family addiction module toxin, whose product is MKLIFSEVAWEEYTAWLQRDRTVLKKVNVLIKAILADPFEGIGKPEPLKHDLAGYWSRRITQEHRSVYKVVDGAIWIAKVGKHYE
- a CDS encoding serine hydrolase, whose product is MGRFGGFLTGFAAVSLVAGSVLTPSAQAAPAETRCAVTSDRDPQRARPEQVGMDSAPLQEALEFAAGRNRFNVQVFRHNCLIGEGPTNDQSGNVAWNIWSSTKSVVSMLAGIAWDQEKLDIEAPIGRYLPEGLGDELRRSITVENLLTETSGMRVGVFTEGITGVIPVDPNSAVQALGVPLDNPPGAAFSYSQRNVDLLSYVIELAVGEPLQQFAQRELFDPLGIPPSDYYWARDRAGHTYGYAHLTIPPNDFAKIGLLVHNEGRWGRQQILSKDYLARALSPSAANRCYGYLFWLGAGCAEIPDYLPADSYAMSGLGLQNVFFIPSLDLTVMWTGVFGNVTNYGLQGILQNFEELPHEFFRKLLAAFPGTTDPGPYLEPPIRIDPSRYFDTGILLAVFGIGPSAYPGCNVFACLNYPLAPPFTDAPPGCAVLVCLGPDPRTPGIR
- a CDS encoding APC family permease, whose translation is MTAHSEALARRLGLGDSVVIGLGSMVGAGIFAALAPAAGAAGSWLLLALGIAAVLAYCNATASARLAALYPVSGGTYVYGRERLGEFWGYLAGWGFVVGKTASCAAMALTVGSYAWPEHSRVVAVAAVVAITALNYSGVQKSALATRIIVAVVLGVLVVVVGTGLFGNHSAATALPDRIGPRGVLEAAGLLFFAFAGYARIATLGEEVREPRRTIPRAIMIGLGLALAIYALVAVAALSTLGSAGLAAGADPLARLVSAAGAPELAPVVRVGAVLAATGSLLALILGVSRVLLAMARDRWLPGALAAVHPRFGVPHRAELLVGVVVAVVAASFDLRAAIGFSSFTVLAYYLVANVSAATLSAAENRPARWVTIVGAAGCVVVGFCLPFSSVLAGLAVLAVGAGWYFVRQKRAGTTE
- a CDS encoding tetratricopeptide repeat protein, which translates into the protein MIERPVASTRFTRAIHLEQLGRYADARKLLAEELASDPDNATAAAYLADSCLSLGDFRAAAAAADAALRVEPDSEFGLRARALARNALGEAGAAESAARRAVELGPDSAANFRVLAAVTRSDPEVALPAIQRALELTPENANLHWLRGSILLQQSKAGMRTAGQAAAAFSRALDIDPEHPAAAHDLAIVRLRSGRLGAAADGLLRVGELDPAAMGPLVRRNIGLVVHRALVRLHLLMFLVVGAVLLFGAAPETSGSRTLDIVTGPGRLIGLAGLAVVVAVVIFGLRSVPRRQWPSVWSVFRTDVVSIARVLLLGAIFLLVLLAIGTGSADPIGVAMPCVVFGALALQFLRWIIRSVKERRHAPA